CCTGTCTACCACACCGGCAGTGATGGTAAAAAGAGCTCCGGTGGTAGCCATACTTTCTACAAACATCACAGAAATCTGGCCGGCGTTGGAGCGCATATTTTTATCTGCTACCATCATAATTACAGGAACAGCGAATGAACCATAAAAAGGGTAGTAGCTTACTTTATCGGCATTTTCACTATAGTTTCCTGCCAGAAACCGGTCTATTCCCGGCACATCATCTTTAGAAAGGTCGTTTAACTCTTCAAGGCTCAGGTCATCTTTATCCTGAATCAGTTTTAATCCCAGTACGTTTAGGCCTAAACCCACGCCCACCCAGGGAGCGTCAAGCTTCCAGCTTATCTTGTATGGAGATCTGGAGGTGTCGTTATTATAATTTGTATATGATTGGGAGTAAGTAGAAAAAGTAAAACAAAAAAGTAAAATTAAGACAACAATTGATTTCTTCATCTTTTGGGAGTTTTGATCAAATCTCGGATTTTTGCTCCTTACAACCTGAAGCATTAACGCAATTATAAGAGTGGTAGCAAGGCTTTTCAGAAAATTTTGAGAAAAAATGACTCAAAATATGGCAGGTCTTAACCCGGTATGCCAACTGTTGAATTTTCCGGCTCCCGGGGTATTCCCCGCTCTGATCAACAAATTTTTTATTTATGTAATTCCTTGCATTCTGAAATTTGCAGGTAAATTATTTGTTTAAATAATTGCTATAAAATTGAAACAAATAATTATTTTTGATTAAAAAACTATGAAATTATATCAGCTGCATACCATTCAGAAATTGCCTGTGTCTTTAGACGAAGCCTGGAAGTTCTTTTCCAGTCCTGCAAACCTGAAAGTGATCACACCTTCTTATATGGGCTTTGACATCACTTCGGGAGGAAATGAGCCCATGTATGCCGGACAAATTATTCAGTATATGGTAACTCCTGTAGCCGGAATTAAAACCAAATGGGTCACGGAAATCACCCATGTAAAAGAACCTTATTATTTTGTGGATGAACAGCGGTTTGGACCTTATGCTCTGTGGCACCACAAACACTTCTTCAGGGAAATAGAAGGGGGCGTAGAGATGGAAGATATTGTAGATTACAAGCTGCCCTTCGGAATACTGGGGCAGGCGGTGCACCCTCTCATGGTAAGGCCTAAACTTGAGGAAATCTTCAACTTCAGAAGAAAAAAACTTGTAGAACTTTTTGGCAGCTACAAAAAAGAAACCGCCTAAAATGCCATTTTTAACACTTCTGCCCGAGAAGTAATGCGCATTTTAAACGGTTCTTTTACAGTTTATTAAATCTTTATTTAAGACTGGATCTTTTGAGCCGATTTCTGCTTATAATGGCTGAATAGATCGTGCTCCTTGATCATAGCGGTGGTCTTTTCGGGCAACATATCTTCCCATCCACCTTTACCTTCAGCAATTAACTGCAGCACTTCCCTGGAGAAAATATCAAGGATTTCGGGATCGTAGTTGGTGATATCGACAACTTTTCCGTTGTACTTGAAGAACTTGTACAGCTCTTTCATTCTTGGATGTACTTTGAGGTTGTCACTGGTGGTGATCTCTCCGGTCTCGCGATCTTTAAACGGATACAGGTAAACCTTGAGGTCCTTGAAGAACAATTTACCAAAAGCTTCAAGAATTCCGCCGCTAAGGTGCCTGTAGTACTTCTCGTCAAATATGTCTACCAGGTTGTTTACACCCATGGCAAGACCCATGCGTTCTTTCGTATAACGAGAGAAATATTCCACCACTTTATAGTATTCCTGGAAGTTTGAGATCATCACGGTTTGGCCTAGGGAACAAAGCAGTTCTGCCCGGTCCATAAAATCCCTTTCATCTATTTCCCCTTCGGCCCGAAGGTTGGAAAGGGTGATCTCGAAAATAACTTCAGTATTCTCTTCTGAAACCCTGTTCTCATTTAGGAAAAGCTCCAGTGAGCGTTTGTACATGTCCATGTTCACCTTGGTCACAGGCCTAAAGCTACCGCGCAGGGCAAGGATGTTCTTTTTGTAAAGGATCTTGGCCGGCAGCACGTTATTCCCGTCGGGCGCAAACATTACCGCCTCGGTCATTCCGTTTTTAACCAGTTGTAAACTCATCAGGCGGTTATCTACCCTTTCAAACCTTGGGCCGGAGAAATTTATGGTGTCAATTTCTATCTGATCTTTATCTATATGATCGTAAAGATAGCGGAGTAACTTTTTTGGGTTATCATATTTGTAATAAGCGCCGTAGATCAGGTTCACTCCCAGGATCCCTAGGGTGTTTTGCTGCAAGCGAGCATCGTTTTCGTGAAAACGCACATGAAGGATGATTTCATTGTAATCTTCTTCCGGGTGCACCTGATATTTTATCCCTACCCAGCCATGGCCTTTGTATTTTTTTGCAAAATCTATGGTGGCAACGGTATTGGCGTAGGTGAAAAATAATTTATTGGGGTGTTTTTCGCGGGATATTCTTTGCTCTATGAGATTGGTTTCGTGGGTGAGCATTTTTTTAAGGCGCTCTTCGGTAACATACCTTCTGTCATCTTCAATACCGTAAATGGCATCACTAAAGTCTTTGTCGTAGGCACTCATCGCTTTCGCAATAGTTCCTGAGGCTCCACCGGCCCTAAAGAAGTTTCGGACAGTTTCCTGCCCGGCACCTATTTCAGAAAAAGTTCCGTAGATATTTTCGTTCAGGTTGATGCGCAGAGCTTTACTCTTAATTGACGGGACATTTTCAAATTCCCTGTCACCCATTATGGTTATTGGCATAGCTGTTTTTTTGTACAAATGAATTCCTGTCTAGGAATGGCTCAGTTTGTAGTCAAAGGTACTAAAATGGAGGGCTAAACAAAAAAATAATACTTAGTTTTGTGGTAAAATTAAGAGCATTGAGAGTTACTTTTTTAGGTACTGGAACATCGCAGGGAGTGCCCGTAATAGGCAGTGACCACCCGGTTTGTAAAAGCGAAGATCCCAAAGATAAAAGGCTGCGGGTATCGGTTCTTGTAGAGGTAGACCAGCGTAATATTCTCATTGATTGCGGGCCCGACTTTAGGCAGCAAATGCTTTCAAACAACGTGCAGCGCATTGATGCCATACTTTACACTCACGAACACAGTGACCATACTATAGGCCTCGATGACATTAGGCCGTATTTCTTCAGGCAGGGAGACATTC
This Salinimicrobium tongyeongense DNA region includes the following protein-coding sequences:
- a CDS encoding SRPBCC family protein produces the protein MKLYQLHTIQKLPVSLDEAWKFFSSPANLKVITPSYMGFDITSGGNEPMYAGQIIQYMVTPVAGIKTKWVTEITHVKEPYYFVDEQRFGPYALWHHKHFFREIEGGVEMEDIVDYKLPFGILGQAVHPLMVRPKLEEIFNFRRKKLVELFGSYKKETA
- a CDS encoding TonB-dependent receptor: MPITIMGDREFENVPSIKSKALRINLNENIYGTFSEIGAGQETVRNFFRAGGASGTIAKAMSAYDKDFSDAIYGIEDDRRYVTEERLKKMLTHETNLIEQRISREKHPNKLFFTYANTVATIDFAKKYKGHGWVGIKYQVHPEEDYNEIILHVRFHENDARLQQNTLGILGVNLIYGAYYKYDNPKKLLRYLYDHIDKDQIEIDTINFSGPRFERVDNRLMSLQLVKNGMTEAVMFAPDGNNVLPAKILYKKNILALRGSFRPVTKVNMDMYKRSLELFLNENRVSEENTEVIFEITLSNLRAEGEIDERDFMDRAELLCSLGQTVMISNFQEYYKVVEYFSRYTKERMGLAMGVNNLVDIFDEKYYRHLSGGILEAFGKLFFKDLKVYLYPFKDRETGEITTSDNLKVHPRMKELYKFFKYNGKVVDITNYDPEILDIFSREVLQLIAEGKGGWEDMLPEKTTAMIKEHDLFSHYKQKSAQKIQS
- a CDS encoding phosphatase PAP2 family protein; this translates as MKKSIVVLILLFCFTFSTYSQSYTNYNNDTSRSPYKISWKLDAPWVGVGLGLNVLGLKLIQDKDDLSLEELNDLSKDDVPGIDRFLAGNYSENADKVSYYPFYGSFAVPVIMMVADKNMRSNAGQISVMFVESMATTGALFTITAGVVDRARPLAYNSSVPEGERREAGAQRSFFAGHTAATASASFFAAKIYHDFYPDSAAKPYVWTAAALVPAWVAYLRAEAGKHFLTDNIVGYAVGAASGILIPELHKKKDRSIDVAPTMGIDIEGNEYQGLSLQYSF